A genomic window from Methanoculleus sp. SDB includes:
- a CDS encoding 30S ribosomal protein S8e, translating into MQWQGRSVRKATGGRIRLARGKRRVEIGRAPADTHIGEDRNRIIRTRGGNHKVRALRAEFANVADPKTGETKRVRMETVEANTANPNYVRRNLLTKGAIIKTEIGRARIVSRPGQDGIICAVLVE; encoded by the coding sequence ATGCAGTGGCAAGGCAGATCCGTAAGAAAGGCAACCGGAGGCCGCATCAGGCTGGCACGGGGAAAGAGACGCGTTGAGATTGGCAGGGCACCCGCCGACACCCATATCGGTGAGGACCGGAACAGGATTATCCGGACGCGGGGAGGAAACCACAAGGTTCGTGCGCTCCGCGCCGAGTTCGCGAACGTGGCCGACCCGAAGACCGGTGAGACGAAGAGGGTCCGGATGGAGACGGTCGAAGCGAACACCGCCAACCCGAACTACGTGCGCCGGAACCTTCTCACGAAGGGCGCAATTATCAAAACCGAAATCGGACGTGCACGGATCGTTAGCCGTCCCGGACAGGACGGCATCATATGTGCCGTTCTCGTCGAGTAA